A region from the Arthrobacter gengyunqii genome encodes:
- the trpS gene encoding tryptophan--tRNA ligase produces the protein MSTSTSSGRQRILSGMQPSADSLHLGNYLGALVNWVRLQDQYDAYFFIPDLHAITVPQDPADLRQRTRVTAAQYIAGGVDVDKATLFVQSQVPEHAQLAWVLNCLTGFGEASRMTQFKDKQQRFGADAASVGLFTYPILQVADILLYNPHGVPVGEDQRQHVELSRDLAKRFNSRFGETFIVPEVFVQKEAAKIYDLQNPTAKMSKSAASPAGLINLLDPDKVIAKRIKSAVTDDGTEIRFDRETKPGVSNLLSIYSLISGRSVDTLVKEYEGKMYGHLKVDLAEVVTEHIRPIRERALYLLEDPAELDRLLAVGAAKARETASATLADVYSKVGFLPLGSTAV, from the coding sequence ATGAGTACCTCCACTTCCTCCGGCCGCCAGCGCATCCTTTCCGGGATGCAGCCCTCCGCGGACTCTCTGCACCTGGGCAACTATCTTGGCGCGCTGGTGAACTGGGTCCGGCTGCAGGATCAGTACGACGCTTACTTCTTTATCCCTGACCTGCATGCCATCACCGTGCCGCAGGACCCCGCGGACCTGCGCCAGCGCACCCGGGTCACCGCGGCGCAGTACATCGCCGGCGGGGTGGACGTGGACAAGGCGACGCTTTTCGTCCAGTCACAGGTTCCCGAGCATGCCCAGCTCGCCTGGGTGCTGAACTGCCTCACCGGTTTCGGTGAAGCTTCCCGCATGACCCAGTTCAAGGACAAGCAGCAGCGGTTCGGGGCGGACGCAGCGTCCGTGGGATTGTTCACCTATCCGATCCTGCAGGTTGCGGACATCCTGCTCTACAACCCGCACGGGGTCCCGGTGGGGGAGGACCAGCGCCAGCATGTGGAGCTCAGCCGGGATCTCGCCAAGCGCTTCAACTCACGTTTCGGTGAGACCTTCATCGTCCCCGAGGTCTTCGTGCAGAAGGAAGCGGCGAAGATCTACGACCTGCAGAACCCCACGGCCAAAATGTCCAAGTCCGCGGCCTCGCCCGCCGGACTCATCAACCTGCTGGACCCGGACAAGGTCATCGCCAAGCGCATCAAGTCCGCAGTCACCGATGACGGCACGGAAATCCGCTTTGACCGGGAAACGAAGCCCGGAGTCTCCAACCTGCTGTCCATCTACTCGCTGATTTCCGGCCGCAGCGTCGACACTCTGGTGAAGGAGTATGAAGGGAAGATGTACGGGCACCTCAAGGTGGACCTGGCCGAGGTGGTCACCGAGCACATCCGTCCCATCCGGGAACGGGCCCTGTATCTGCTGGAAGATCCGGCCGAACTGGACCGGCTGCTCGCTGTGGGCGCCGCCAAGGCACGGGAAACGGCGTCGGCTACACTGGCCGATGTGTACAGCAAAGTGGGTTTCCTGCCCTTGGGCTCCACCGCGGTCTGA
- a CDS encoding exodeoxyribonuclease III, with amino-acid sequence MSLASAGETAGPAKALRIATVNVNGIRAAYKRGMADWLAERDVDILCLQEVRAPDAVVRELLGDEWNILHAEAEAKGRAGVAIASRIAPSATREHIGDEYFAMSGRWVEADFKVSVDGAEKMLTVVSAYVHSGEVDTPKQADKYRFLDVMTERLPALKQQSDYVLVVGDLNVGHTTLDIKNWKGNVKRAGFLPDERAYFDRFFSDEIGYTDVARKLAGDVPGPYTWWSWRGQAFDNDSGWRIDYHLATPGLAERAVSAVVDRAPTYDSRFSDHAPVVVDYQF; translated from the coding sequence GTGAGTTTGGCATCAGCAGGAGAAACGGCCGGTCCGGCAAAGGCGCTGCGCATTGCGACAGTGAACGTGAACGGCATCCGCGCCGCCTACAAGCGCGGGATGGCCGATTGGTTGGCGGAACGGGATGTGGACATCCTCTGCCTTCAGGAAGTGCGGGCACCCGATGCAGTGGTCCGTGAACTCCTTGGTGACGAATGGAACATCCTGCATGCGGAGGCGGAAGCCAAAGGCCGGGCCGGGGTGGCGATCGCTTCCCGCATCGCGCCGTCGGCTACCCGCGAGCACATTGGAGACGAGTACTTTGCGATGTCCGGCCGCTGGGTGGAGGCCGACTTCAAAGTGAGCGTCGACGGTGCCGAGAAGATGCTGACCGTTGTGAGCGCCTACGTCCATTCCGGTGAAGTGGACACCCCCAAGCAGGCGGACAAATACCGCTTCCTGGATGTCATGACCGAGCGCCTGCCCGCACTGAAGCAGCAGAGCGACTATGTCCTGGTGGTGGGAGACCTCAACGTCGGGCACACCACCCTGGACATCAAGAACTGGAAGGGCAACGTCAAGCGCGCGGGGTTCCTGCCGGATGAACGCGCCTACTTTGACCGGTTCTTCAGCGACGAGATCGGGTACACCGACGTCGCCCGCAAACTGGCCGGCGACGTCCCCGGGCCGTATACCTGGTGGTCCTGGCGCGGACAGGCCTTCGACAACGACAGCGGTTGGCGCATCGACTATCACCTCGCCACCCCCGGGCTGGCCGAACGCGCCGTTTCCGCCGTCGTCGACCGGGCCCCCACCTATGACAGCCGCTTCTCAGACCACGCTCCCGTTGTGGTCGACTACCAGTTCTAA
- a CDS encoding 2'-5' RNA ligase family protein codes for MIQTATVEGDGGRKDVPDCTGVGIVIGVPEPMATELRRARASCGDPMAAVIPAHITVVTTTETNDWEAMAAHVRRVARRHAAFDVTLRGTATFRPVSPVVYVRVDEGYEECTALHKEMQSGPLARDLPFPYHPHVTVAHDVSEAGMDMAMHALRDYESRFTVSTVGLYEHDVSGLWKLREEVALRR; via the coding sequence ATGATCCAAACTGCCACCGTCGAGGGCGACGGCGGCCGCAAGGACGTGCCCGACTGCACCGGTGTGGGGATCGTGATCGGTGTGCCTGAGCCCATGGCCACTGAACTGCGCCGGGCAAGGGCCTCATGCGGGGACCCCATGGCTGCGGTCATCCCGGCCCACATCACGGTGGTCACCACCACGGAAACCAATGACTGGGAGGCTATGGCAGCGCATGTGCGCAGGGTGGCCAGGAGGCATGCCGCTTTTGATGTGACCCTGCGGGGTACGGCCACGTTCCGTCCCGTCTCTCCGGTGGTCTACGTGCGGGTGGATGAAGGCTACGAGGAGTGCACCGCCCTGCACAAGGAAATGCAGAGCGGCCCGCTGGCACGGGACCTGCCCTTCCCCTACCACCCTCACGTCACTGTGGCCCACGACGTGAGCGAGGCCGGCATGGACATGGCCATGCACGCCCTGCGGGACTACGAGTCGCGGTTTACGGTGAGCACCGTCGGGCTGTATGAGCACGATGTGAGCGGTCTGTGGAAACTGCGCGAAGAGGTTGCACTCCGGCGCTGA
- a CDS encoding alpha/beta hydrolase family protein, translating into MPVFESVSFPGVNNTTLAGTLDLPDGEVRAWAVFCHGFTLGKNSAAASRISKALAGHGIGVLRYDAAGLGGSSGAWEDGTFSTKVADVRSAVAFMRGEGRKASLLIGHSLGGAAVLAAAGNLPDVDAVVTIAAPFQPSHVVHLFEHERDTILQEGSAQVDLGGRNMEIREELMSDLESHDLTGCIRELHRPLLVMHSPTDNTVGIDNASEIFSTARHPRNFISLEGSDHLMVDRGQTSRAADIIAAWSAVYLTGGGSTAAEED; encoded by the coding sequence ATGCCCGTATTCGAGTCCGTGTCTTTTCCCGGCGTCAACAACACCACCCTTGCCGGCACCCTTGATCTGCCCGACGGCGAGGTCCGCGCCTGGGCGGTGTTCTGCCACGGCTTCACACTGGGCAAGAACAGTGCCGCCGCATCACGCATCTCCAAGGCCCTCGCCGGGCACGGCATCGGGGTCCTGCGCTACGATGCGGCCGGACTGGGCGGCTCCAGCGGAGCATGGGAAGACGGAACGTTCAGCACTAAGGTGGCTGATGTCCGCAGCGCCGTGGCATTTATGCGCGGTGAGGGACGGAAGGCTTCGCTGCTGATCGGCCATTCCTTGGGCGGAGCAGCCGTCCTGGCCGCGGCGGGGAACCTTCCGGACGTCGACGCCGTCGTCACGATCGCTGCTCCCTTCCAGCCCTCCCATGTGGTTCACCTGTTCGAACATGAGAGGGACACCATCCTGCAGGAGGGTTCGGCGCAGGTGGACCTGGGCGGACGGAACATGGAGATCAGGGAAGAGCTGATGAGCGACCTCGAGTCCCATGACCTGACCGGGTGCATCAGGGAACTGCACCGTCCCCTGCTCGTGATGCATTCCCCCACCGACAACACTGTGGGCATCGACAATGCCAGCGAGATCTTCTCCACCGCACGCCACCCCCGCAACTTCATTTCCCTGGAGGGCAGCGACCATCTGATGGTGGACCGTGGCCAAACCAGCCGGGCCGCGGACATCATTGCAGCCTGGTCCGCCGTCTACCTGACCGGCGGAGGAAGCACAGCAGCTGAAGAAGATTGA
- a CDS encoding succinate dehydrogenase iron-sulfur subunit codes for MTTEIAEPASKIELPESVGGDIPSFEITLKVRRYNPEVSDEGYWDEWKLTMYGTDRVLDALHKVKWEHDGSVSFRRSCAHGVCGSDAMRINGRNRLACKTLLKDLDTSKPILVEPIKGLPVEKDLIVDMEPFFQSYREIMPFLITKGHEPTKERLQSAEDRERFDDTTKCILCAACTSSCPVFWTDGQYFGPAAIVNAHRFIFDSRDDAGDMRLEILNDKEGVWRCRTTFNCSEACPRGIQVTKAIAEVKQAILSRSV; via the coding sequence ATGACAACGGAAATCGCGGAGCCTGCCTCCAAGATCGAACTCCCGGAATCTGTGGGCGGGGACATCCCCTCGTTCGAGATCACGCTCAAGGTCCGCCGCTACAACCCCGAGGTATCTGACGAAGGATACTGGGACGAGTGGAAGCTGACCATGTACGGCACGGACCGCGTGCTGGACGCCCTGCACAAGGTCAAGTGGGAGCATGACGGTTCCGTCTCCTTCCGCCGCTCCTGCGCCCACGGTGTCTGCGGCTCCGATGCCATGCGCATCAACGGCCGCAACCGGCTGGCCTGCAAGACCTTGCTGAAGGACCTGGACACGTCCAAGCCCATCCTCGTGGAGCCCATCAAGGGTCTCCCCGTGGAGAAGGACCTGATCGTGGACATGGAACCGTTCTTCCAGTCCTACCGTGAAATCATGCCGTTCCTGATCACCAAGGGCCACGAGCCCACCAAGGAACGCCTGCAGTCCGCGGAAGACCGGGAACGGTTCGACGACACCACCAAGTGCATCCTTTGCGCTGCGTGCACGTCTTCCTGCCCGGTGTTCTGGACCGACGGCCAGTACTTCGGCCCGGCTGCCATTGTGAATGCCCACCGCTTCATCTTCGACTCGCGTGACGACGCCGGAGACATGCGCCTGGAAATCCTTAATGACAAGGAAGGCGTGTGGCGCTGCCGCACCACGTTCAACTGCTCGGAAGCATGCCCCCGCGGCATTCAGGTGACCAAGGCAATTGCCGAGGTCAAGCAGGCCATCCTGAGCCGCTCCGTCTAG